Proteins encoded within one genomic window of Gallus gallus isolate bGalGal1 chromosome 1, bGalGal1.mat.broiler.GRCg7b, whole genome shotgun sequence:
- the HELB gene encoding DNA helicase B isoform X1 gives MAGTGRGAAAELWGVLLPPRRAAEGSEDEEDEEVEEEPHLAEAALLEASGRDLTAALPPRRAAVIQESSKKEYEVVGRFPLVGPWWTVNVKVKKGGSKYFVQGYPSYFLRTDIEDNNREIFSLFLKECGVPEYFKKLFFAWLPAKSTLSFGNLEEKLKQFQVSHLSTGKKQGDTKDFNISYYVWKSVAGKAVLVALTYPMILEFLPTLLPRHFCSLLDTVCWQRKTESADTDGETVHFEDEILTKLDEILKNEPWKLGFSRITYRELKLSYCEATWDAFRQCEHLLWKIPDLQKNALILYNKLKKHCREMGHTYENQDELTRFVSEDMSIESAWQSLEFLKDENIVIREKTLVFLPHLYKSEKDIAMYIGDLLSKCSWQLDVDARKILTASEMSREVVDSKTNGIQAQEVEHLKEDNPHNHHCENQFPEREVASTSGTQSKAEVDPDQVIAIEKICSNPVTIISGKGGCGKSTIVSCLFRHLKQIEKEVEAASKDFEEDLDVSEEWDTFDRHWESENTCTKNPLNVLFTAPTGRAASLLSEKTNLPAYTLHQIIYSFKSWRQTEKEVPWKFSTVTVLIVDEGSLVSVHILSLVLKILCEHAQLAKLIILGDTRQLPSIDPGNMLADIFNSLKSKGLSVELRTNHRAESQLIVDNATRISLRKLPEFDEVLKFSGWNKELAMPSPEKKFIFIALPSNGGADNLQAAIKALLKEGPGLQDATQSQFIAFRRQDCDLINELCCQHYSNHLTRDHKRRLLFQVDDKISCTRNMYLKDLLPDPGIGRDPEQHKCRNGETTLSTENTEEGKRLCNGDIFFITRDVEINKQRLLTISSTYGSTYTVNYKALKKLCHIKHAWARTIHTFQGSEEKTVVYVVGNPGRQHWQHVYTAVTRGRCRVYVIAEEMHLRKAVTNNNFPRKTRLQRFLREAIANTNSCLTQTSSPLTKSWPGQERGTQPVSLTRDVPDPSQPGTDRIQQEGSADLNKEHTGHLQQISPYKRQQSHAEDSENPLGKDSPLGTARLRSLTLEQVTPRKLFKS, from the exons ATGGCCGGCACGGGGCGCGGGGCAGCGGCGGAGCTGTGGGGCGTGCTGCTGCCGCCGCGGCGGGCGGCCGAGGGCTCGGAGGACGAAGAAGACGAAGAGGTCGAGGAGGAGCCGCACTTGGCGGAGGCCGCGCTGCTGGAGGCTTCCGGGAGAGATCTGACGGCCGCCCTGCCCCCGCGCCGAGCCG CCGTTATACAAGAGAGCTCCAAAAAGGAGTATGAAGTAGTTGGACGTTTTCCATTAGTTGGCCCTTGGTGGACGGTTAATGTTAAAGTTAAAAAAGGGGGTTCAAAGTACTTTGTGCAAGGATATCCATCCTATTTTCTTCGGACTGATATAGAAGACAACAACCGAGAAATCTTCTCACTCTTTCTCAAGGAATGTGGAGTTCCAGAGTATTTTAAGAAGTTGTTTTTTGCTTGGCTTCCCGCAAAGTCTACACTAAGTTTTGGAAATCTtgaagaaaaactaaaacaatTCCAAGTTTCACACTTATCGACAGGGAAGAAACAAGGAGACACTAAGGATTTTAATATCTCCTACTATGTTTGGAAATCAG TTGCAGGGAAGGCAGTGTTGGTAGCCCTGACTTACCCGATGATACTGGAATTCTTGCCTACTCTTCTGCCGCGCcatttttgctctcttttggaTACGGTGTGCTGGCAAAGAAAGACTGAAAGTGCAGATACGGATGGTGAGACGGTCCATTTTGAAGATGAGATACTAACAAAGTTGGATGAGATATTAAAAAACGAGCCATGGAAGCTTGGATTCAGCAGG ATTACTTACAGGGAACTGAAACTTTCTTACTGTGAGGCAACGTGGGATGCCTTCCGTCAGTGTGAACACCTCCTCTGGAAGATTCCTGACTTGCAGAAGAATGCTTTGATTCTGTATAATAAACTCAAGAAACACTGCAGAGAAATGGGGCACACTTACGAGAATCAGGATGAATTAACCCGTTTTGTATCTGAAGATATGTCCATCGAGAGTGCTTGGCAATCTCTGGAATTTCTGAAAGATGAGAATATAGTGATTAGGGAGAAGACACTGGTGTTTCTGCCTCATCTTTACAAATCTGAAAAAGACATTGCGATGTATATAGGTGATCTTCTGTCAAAATGCTCGTGGCAACTAGATGTTGATGCGAGAAAGATACTTACTGCTTCTGAGATGTCAAGAGAAGTTGTAGACAGTAAAACGAATGGTATCCAGGCTCAAGAAGTGGAACATCTGAAGGAAGATAACCCTCACAATCATCACTGTGAAAATCAGTTCCCTGAAAGGGAAGTGGCATCTACATCTGGTACCCAAAGTAAAGCAGAGGTAGACCCAGATCAGGTGATTGCTATAGAAAAGATTTGTTCTAATCCTGTCACAATCATTAGTgggaaaggaggctgtgggaagAGTACAATTGTTAGCTGCCTTTTTCGGCACTTAAAGCAGATAGAAAAAGAAGTGGAAGCTGCTTCTAAGGACTTTGAAGAAGACCTGGATGTGTCTGAGGAGTGGGATACTTTTGATCGTCACTGGGAGTCAGAGAACACTTGCACAAAAAATCCCTTGAATGTTCTATTCACTGCACCCACAGGGAGGGCAGCAAGCCTTTTGAGTGAGAAAACCAATCTTCCTGCATACACTCTGCACCAG ATCATCTATAGTTTTAAATCATGGAGGcagactgaaaaagaagtgCCATGGAAGTTTTCTACTGTGACAGTTCTGATTGTGGATGAAGGAAGCTTGGTGTCTGTACACATTCTTAgtttagttttaaaaatcttATGCGAGCATGCTCAGCTTGCCAAACTTATTATTCTAg GTGATACTAGGCAGCTACCAAGCATAGACCCTGGCAACATGCTAGCTGATATCTTTAATAGTCTAAAATCAAAAGGCCTTTCTGTGGAACTGCGAACTAATCACAGAGCTGAATCACAACTCATTGTAGATAATGCAACAAG AATCTCTCTCCGGAAGCTTCCTGAATTTGATGAGGTGCTGAAATTTTCTGGTTGGAATAAAGAGCTGGCAATGCCAAGccctgagaagaaattcatttttattgctttgccTTCTAATGGGGGTGCTGATA ATTTGCAAGCTGCCATAAAGGCTTTACTTAAAGAAGGACCAGGATTGCAGGATGCCACACAGTCACAGTTCATTGCTTTCAGAAG GCAAGATTGCGATCTAATAAATGAACTTTGCTGCCAGCACTATTCAAACCATTTAACCAG AGACCATAAAAGACGGCTTTTATTTCAAGTTGATGACAAGATTTCCTGCACGAGAAATATGTACCTGAAGGATCTCTTACCAGACCCTGGTATTGGACGGGATCCTGAGCAGCATAAATGCAGAAATGGAGAAACCACCCTCAGTACAGAGAATACTGAGGAGGGCAAACGACTGTGCAATGGAGATATATTTTTCATAACACGT GATGTAGAAATTAATAAGCAGCGCTTATTGACCATCAGCAGCACATATGGCTCCACATACACTGTGAACTATAAGGCTCTGAAGAAGCTCTGTCACATAAAACATGCATGGGCCAGAACTATTCACACATTTCAG GGTTCTGAGGAAAAAACGGTTGTCTATGTGGTTGGCAACCCAGGCCGTCAGCACTGGCAGCACGTGTACACAGCCGTGACCAGAGGACGCTGCCGTGTCTACGTTATTGCTGAAGAGATGCACCTCAGGAAAGCAGTCACTAACAATAACTTTCCCAGAAAAACTCGCTTACAGAGGTTTTTGAGAGAGGCAATTGCAAATACAAACAGCTGTCTGACACAAACATCATCTCCTCTGACAAAGAGCTGGCCAGGTCAAGAGCGTGGGACTCAGCCTGTTTCTTTAACTCGAGATGTTCCTGACCCATCCCAACCTGGAACTGACAGGATTCAGCAAGAAGGGTCAGCAGATCTCAATAAAGAGCACACGGGTCATTTGCAGCAGATAAGTCCATATAAAAGACAACAAAGTCACGCAGAGGATTCTGAGAAT CCATTAGGAAAAGACTCCCCACTTGGGACTGCCAGACTCAGGAGCCTAACTTTGGAGCAAGTAACTCCCAGGAAGCTTTTCAAAAGCTGA
- the HELB gene encoding DNA helicase B isoform X2 — protein MAGTGRGAAAELWGVLLPPRRAAEGSEDEEDEEVEEEPHLAEAALLEASGRDLTAALPPRRAAVIQESSKKEYEVVGRFPLVGPWWTVNVKVKKGGSKYFVQGYPSYFLRTDIEDNNREIFSLFLKECGVPEYFKKLFFAWLPAKSTLSFGNLEEKLKQFQVSHLSTGKKQGDTKDFNISYYVWKSVAGKAVLVALTYPMILEFLPTLLPRHFCSLLDTVCWQRKTESADTDGETVHFEDEILTKLDEILKNEPWKLGFSRITYRELKLSYCEATWDAFRQCEHLLWKIPDLQKNALILYNKLKKHCREMGHTYENQDELTRFVSEDMSIESAWQSLEFLKDENIVIREKTLVFLPHLYKSEKDIAMYIGDLLSKCSWQLDVDARKILTASEMSREVVDSKTNGIQAQEVEHLKEDNPHNHHCENQFPEREVASTSGTQSKAEVDPDQVIAIEKICSNPVTIISGKGGCGKSTIVSCLFRHLKQIEKEVEAASKDFEEDLDVSEEWDTFDRHWESENTCTKNPLNVLFTAPTGRAASLLSEKTNLPAYTLHQIIYSFKSWRQTEKEVPWKFSTVTVLIVDEGSLVSVHILSLVLKILCEHAQLAKLIILDLQAAIKALLKEGPGLQDATQSQFIAFRRQDCDLINELCCQHYSNHLTRDHKRRLLFQVDDKISCTRNMYLKDLLPDPGIGRDPEQHKCRNGETTLSTENTEEGKRLCNGDIFFITRDVEINKQRLLTISSTYGSTYTVNYKALKKLCHIKHAWARTIHTFQGSEEKTVVYVVGNPGRQHWQHVYTAVTRGRCRVYVIAEEMHLRKAVTNNNFPRKTRLQRFLREAIANTNSCLTQTSSPLTKSWPGQERGTQPVSLTRDVPDPSQPGTDRIQQEGSADLNKEHTGHLQQISPYKRQQSHAEDSENPLGKDSPLGTARLRSLTLEQVTPRKLFKS, from the exons ATGGCCGGCACGGGGCGCGGGGCAGCGGCGGAGCTGTGGGGCGTGCTGCTGCCGCCGCGGCGGGCGGCCGAGGGCTCGGAGGACGAAGAAGACGAAGAGGTCGAGGAGGAGCCGCACTTGGCGGAGGCCGCGCTGCTGGAGGCTTCCGGGAGAGATCTGACGGCCGCCCTGCCCCCGCGCCGAGCCG CCGTTATACAAGAGAGCTCCAAAAAGGAGTATGAAGTAGTTGGACGTTTTCCATTAGTTGGCCCTTGGTGGACGGTTAATGTTAAAGTTAAAAAAGGGGGTTCAAAGTACTTTGTGCAAGGATATCCATCCTATTTTCTTCGGACTGATATAGAAGACAACAACCGAGAAATCTTCTCACTCTTTCTCAAGGAATGTGGAGTTCCAGAGTATTTTAAGAAGTTGTTTTTTGCTTGGCTTCCCGCAAAGTCTACACTAAGTTTTGGAAATCTtgaagaaaaactaaaacaatTCCAAGTTTCACACTTATCGACAGGGAAGAAACAAGGAGACACTAAGGATTTTAATATCTCCTACTATGTTTGGAAATCAG TTGCAGGGAAGGCAGTGTTGGTAGCCCTGACTTACCCGATGATACTGGAATTCTTGCCTACTCTTCTGCCGCGCcatttttgctctcttttggaTACGGTGTGCTGGCAAAGAAAGACTGAAAGTGCAGATACGGATGGTGAGACGGTCCATTTTGAAGATGAGATACTAACAAAGTTGGATGAGATATTAAAAAACGAGCCATGGAAGCTTGGATTCAGCAGG ATTACTTACAGGGAACTGAAACTTTCTTACTGTGAGGCAACGTGGGATGCCTTCCGTCAGTGTGAACACCTCCTCTGGAAGATTCCTGACTTGCAGAAGAATGCTTTGATTCTGTATAATAAACTCAAGAAACACTGCAGAGAAATGGGGCACACTTACGAGAATCAGGATGAATTAACCCGTTTTGTATCTGAAGATATGTCCATCGAGAGTGCTTGGCAATCTCTGGAATTTCTGAAAGATGAGAATATAGTGATTAGGGAGAAGACACTGGTGTTTCTGCCTCATCTTTACAAATCTGAAAAAGACATTGCGATGTATATAGGTGATCTTCTGTCAAAATGCTCGTGGCAACTAGATGTTGATGCGAGAAAGATACTTACTGCTTCTGAGATGTCAAGAGAAGTTGTAGACAGTAAAACGAATGGTATCCAGGCTCAAGAAGTGGAACATCTGAAGGAAGATAACCCTCACAATCATCACTGTGAAAATCAGTTCCCTGAAAGGGAAGTGGCATCTACATCTGGTACCCAAAGTAAAGCAGAGGTAGACCCAGATCAGGTGATTGCTATAGAAAAGATTTGTTCTAATCCTGTCACAATCATTAGTgggaaaggaggctgtgggaagAGTACAATTGTTAGCTGCCTTTTTCGGCACTTAAAGCAGATAGAAAAAGAAGTGGAAGCTGCTTCTAAGGACTTTGAAGAAGACCTGGATGTGTCTGAGGAGTGGGATACTTTTGATCGTCACTGGGAGTCAGAGAACACTTGCACAAAAAATCCCTTGAATGTTCTATTCACTGCACCCACAGGGAGGGCAGCAAGCCTTTTGAGTGAGAAAACCAATCTTCCTGCATACACTCTGCACCAG ATCATCTATAGTTTTAAATCATGGAGGcagactgaaaaagaagtgCCATGGAAGTTTTCTACTGTGACAGTTCTGATTGTGGATGAAGGAAGCTTGGTGTCTGTACACATTCTTAgtttagttttaaaaatcttATGCGAGCATGCTCAGCTTGCCAAACTTATTATTCTAg ATTTGCAAGCTGCCATAAAGGCTTTACTTAAAGAAGGACCAGGATTGCAGGATGCCACACAGTCACAGTTCATTGCTTTCAGAAG GCAAGATTGCGATCTAATAAATGAACTTTGCTGCCAGCACTATTCAAACCATTTAACCAG AGACCATAAAAGACGGCTTTTATTTCAAGTTGATGACAAGATTTCCTGCACGAGAAATATGTACCTGAAGGATCTCTTACCAGACCCTGGTATTGGACGGGATCCTGAGCAGCATAAATGCAGAAATGGAGAAACCACCCTCAGTACAGAGAATACTGAGGAGGGCAAACGACTGTGCAATGGAGATATATTTTTCATAACACGT GATGTAGAAATTAATAAGCAGCGCTTATTGACCATCAGCAGCACATATGGCTCCACATACACTGTGAACTATAAGGCTCTGAAGAAGCTCTGTCACATAAAACATGCATGGGCCAGAACTATTCACACATTTCAG GGTTCTGAGGAAAAAACGGTTGTCTATGTGGTTGGCAACCCAGGCCGTCAGCACTGGCAGCACGTGTACACAGCCGTGACCAGAGGACGCTGCCGTGTCTACGTTATTGCTGAAGAGATGCACCTCAGGAAAGCAGTCACTAACAATAACTTTCCCAGAAAAACTCGCTTACAGAGGTTTTTGAGAGAGGCAATTGCAAATACAAACAGCTGTCTGACACAAACATCATCTCCTCTGACAAAGAGCTGGCCAGGTCAAGAGCGTGGGACTCAGCCTGTTTCTTTAACTCGAGATGTTCCTGACCCATCCCAACCTGGAACTGACAGGATTCAGCAAGAAGGGTCAGCAGATCTCAATAAAGAGCACACGGGTCATTTGCAGCAGATAAGTCCATATAAAAGACAACAAAGTCACGCAGAGGATTCTGAGAAT CCATTAGGAAAAGACTCCCCACTTGGGACTGCCAGACTCAGGAGCCTAACTTTGGAGCAAGTAACTCCCAGGAAGCTTTTCAAAAGCTGA